The Canis lupus dingo isolate Sandy chromosome 4, ASM325472v2, whole genome shotgun sequence genome contains a region encoding:
- the SIRT1 gene encoding NAD-dependent protein deacetylase sirtuin-1 isoform X3, with protein MCLCSGRKTILEIYPGQFQPSLCHKFIALSDKEGKLLRNYTQNIDTLEQVAGIQRIIQCHGSFATASCLICKYKVDCEAVRGDIFNQVVPRCPRCPADEPLAIMKPEIVFFGENLPEQFHRAMKYDKDEVDLLIVIGSSLKVRPVALIPSSIPHEVPQILINREPLPHLHFDVELLGDCDVIINELCHRLGGEYAKLCCNPVKLSEITEKPPRTQKELAHLSELPPTPLNISEDSSSPERTSPPDSSVIVTLLDEATKSNVDDPGVSESRDCMEEKSQEGQNSIRNIESVTEHLESPDLKNVGCNTGEKNERTSVADPVRKCWPARLAKEQISKRLDGNQYLFLPPNRYIFHGAEVYSDSEDDVLSSSSCGSNSDSGTCQSPSLEEHLEDESEIEEFYNGLEDEADVNERAGGTGFGIDGGDQEAVNEAISMKQEATDTNYPSNKS; from the exons ATGTGCCTGTGCAGTGGAAGGAAAACAATTTTg GAAATCTATCCCGGACAGTTCCAACCATCTCTCTGTCACAAATTCATAGCCTTGTCAGATAAGGAAGGAAAACTACTTCGGAACTATACTCAGAACATAGATACACTGGAACAGGTTGCAGGAATCCAAAGGATAATTCAGTGTCATG GTTCCTTTGCAACAGCATCTTGCCTGATTTGTAAATACAAAGTAGACTGTGAAGCTGTACGAGGAGATATTTTTAATCAG GTGGTTCCTCGTTGTCCTAGGTGCCCAGCTGATGAGCCACTTGCTATCATGAAACCAGAGATtgtcttttttggtgaaaatTTACCAGAGCAGTTTCATAGAGCCATGAAGTATGACAAAGACGAAGTTGATCTCCTCATTGTAATTGGGTCTTCCCTGAAAGTAAGACCAGTAGCACTAATTCCAA gTTCCATACCCCATGAAGTGCCTCAGATATTAATAAATAGAGAACCTTTGCCTCATCTGCATTTTGATGTAGAGCTTCTTGGAGACTGTGATGtcataataaatgaattatgTCATAGGTTAGGTGGTGAATATGCCAAACTTTGCTGCAACCCTGTAAAGCTTTCAGAAATCACTGAAAAGCCTCCACGAACACAAAAAGAGTTGGCTCATTTGTCAGAGTTGCCACCCACACCTCTTAATATTTCAGAAGACTCCAGTTCACCGGAAAGAACTTCACCACCAGATTCTTCAGTGATTGTTACGCTTTTAGACGAAGCAACTAAGAGTAATGTTGATGATCCCGGTGTGTCCGAATCAAGAGATTGTATGGAAGAAAAATCACAGGAAGGACAGAATTCTATTAGGAACATTGAAAGTGTCACTGAACATCTGGAAAGTCCGGATTTGAAGAATGTTGGCTGTAAtactggggagaaaaatgaaagaacttcAGTTGCTGACCCGGTGAGGAAGTGCTGGCCAGCTAGACTTGCAAAGGAGCAGATTAGCAAACGGCTTGATG GTAACCAGTATCTCTTTTTACCACCAAATCGTTACATTTTCCATGGCGCTGAGGTATATTCAGACTCTGAAGATGACGTCTTATCCTCTAGTTCTTGTGGCAGTAACAGTGATAGTGGAACCTGCCAGAGTCCAAGTTTAGAAGAACACTTGGAGGATGAAAGTGAGATTGAAGAATTTTACAATGGTTTGGAAGATGAAGCTGATGTCAATGAGAGAGCTGGAGGAACTGGATTTGGAATTGATGGAGGTGATCAAGAGGCAGTCAATGAAGCTATATCCATGAAACAGGAAGCAACAGATACTAACTATCCATCAAACAAATCATAA
- the LOC125754947 gene encoding 60S ribosomal protein L7-like: protein MLPKARRKLIYEKAKHYHRNTGRCTEQIQMARMARKAGNFYVPAEPKLAFVIRIRGINGVSPKVRKVLQLLRLCQIFNGTFVKLNEASVNMLRIIAYIAWGYPNLKSVNELIYKRGYGKINRNQLALTDNTLIAQSLGKYGICMEDLIHEIYTVGKRFKEAKNFLWPFKLSFPRGGMKKKTTHFVESGDARNREDQINRLLLER, encoded by the coding sequence ATGCTTCCAAAGGCAAGGAGGAAGCTTATCTATGAAAAAGCTAAGCATTACCACAGGAATACAGGCAGATGTACAGAACAGATTCAAATGGCGAGGATGGCAAGAAAAGCTGGCAACTTCTACGTGCCTGCAGAACCCAAGTTGGCATTTGTCATCAGGATCAGAGGTATCAATGGTGTGAGCCCAAAGGTTCGAAAGGTGTTGCAGCTTCTTCGCCTTTGCCAGATCTTCAATGGCACCTTTGTTAAGCTCAACGAGGCTTCAGTTAACATGCTAAGAATTATAGCATATATAGCATGGGGGTACCCAAACCTGAAGTCAGTGAATGAATTGATCTACAAGCGTGGTTATGGCAAGATCAACAGGAATCAACTTGCCCTGACAGATAACACATTGATTGCCCAATCTCTTGGTAAATATGGCATCTGCATGGAGGATCTGATTCATGAGATCTATACCGTAGGAAAACGTTTCAAAGAAGCGAAAAACTTTTTATGGCCCTTCAAATTATCTTTTCCACGCGgtggaatgaagaaaaagaccacTCATTTTGTAGAAAGTGGAGATGCTCGCAACAGGGAAGACCAGATCAATAGGCTATTATTAGAAAGATGA